One genomic region from Candidatus Nanosynbacter sp. TM7-074 encodes:
- the rpmB gene encoding 50S ribosomal protein L28 — MASRCDLTGKGKQYGNNVSFSLRRTKRVFKPNLQKKTFVVDGQKITMTLSTQAIRTLKKKGILSTPGK, encoded by the coding sequence ATGGCATCACGATGTGATTTAACAGGCAAAGGCAAGCAGTATGGCAATAATGTCAGCTTCTCCTTGCGCCGCACCAAGCGTGTCTTCAAGCCAAATCTTCAAAAGAAAACTTTTGTTGTTGATGGTCAGAAAATCACCATGACCTTAAGCACACAAGCGATTCGTACTTTGAAGAAAAAAGGCATCTTAAGTACGCCTGGCAAGTAA
- a CDS encoding YifB family Mg chelatase-like AAA ATPase, with amino-acid sequence MVSRVVSATPYGFTGKIIEVEGDMSKGLPSLQIVGMGNKAIDESRDRVHSAIKNSSLDFPKGKLIVNLAPAELPKDGSQFDLPIALAILCIGGMLTQNDIEGAIFAGELALDGSLRPIRSAIVTAEVAKNHKIKSVFVPAQNAEQASLVPGVEIFPVDNLKSLFLHLKKEKFIKSINRTKNKIETNTPEDKTTIDDIYGQEQAKRAIQIAVAGRHNILLSGPPGSGKTMLAKSLKNLLPPLSKTEIVEVTKLHNLGNTNTISSTIRERPFRSPHHTASRASIIGGGSRIQPGEISLAHRGVLFLDELLEYPRNILESLRQPLEDHEITVSRANGKFNFPANFLLIATMNPCPCGFLGDSDKTCICSQNQILNYQKKLSGPLLDRIDLTVSVSRVPHEKLLSNSSLIKSQHSLFLSEISQARAIQKTRYGCSYKYNNDLSSSDVDKITSISAATKAFLINAARRLDLSTRSYFKVIKVARTIADLENSTSIEVSHIAESLQYRQININ; translated from the coding sequence ATGGTAAGCAGAGTTGTCTCAGCCACACCCTATGGTTTCACTGGAAAGATTATTGAGGTTGAAGGCGACATGTCAAAGGGGCTACCTAGCCTACAAATCGTAGGTATGGGCAACAAGGCTATTGATGAATCTCGAGATAGAGTACACAGTGCAATAAAAAATTCATCCCTAGATTTTCCAAAGGGCAAATTAATTGTTAATTTAGCTCCAGCGGAACTGCCAAAAGACGGATCACAGTTTGATCTGCCAATAGCACTAGCCATCTTGTGTATAGGAGGTATGCTAACTCAAAACGACATAGAAGGTGCAATTTTTGCAGGTGAACTAGCCTTAGATGGTAGCCTACGACCAATACGATCAGCAATTGTCACAGCTGAGGTTGCTAAAAACCACAAAATTAAATCAGTATTCGTGCCAGCCCAGAACGCAGAACAAGCATCTCTAGTTCCCGGTGTTGAAATATTCCCAGTAGACAATCTCAAATCTCTCTTCCTACACTTAAAAAAGGAGAAGTTCATTAAATCAATAAATAGAACTAAAAATAAAATAGAAACTAACACGCCAGAAGACAAGACGACAATTGACGACATCTATGGACAGGAACAGGCTAAAAGAGCCATTCAGATTGCCGTAGCTGGAAGACATAACATTTTGCTATCTGGCCCTCCGGGATCAGGAAAAACTATGCTAGCAAAATCTCTAAAAAACCTATTACCCCCACTATCAAAAACTGAAATCGTTGAAGTTACCAAACTACACAACCTGGGCAATACTAACACTATCAGCAGTACCATTAGAGAGCGCCCATTCAGATCACCCCACCACACCGCTAGTAGAGCTTCCATCATCGGCGGCGGATCAAGGATACAACCCGGAGAAATCAGTCTGGCGCATCGAGGTGTTCTATTCCTAGATGAGCTATTAGAATATCCCAGAAATATCTTAGAGTCGCTACGCCAGCCCCTAGAAGACCACGAGATCACAGTGAGTCGTGCTAACGGTAAGTTCAACTTTCCTGCCAATTTTTTATTGATTGCCACTATGAATCCCTGCCCATGTGGGTTTCTTGGTGACTCAGACAAAACCTGCATCTGCTCACAAAATCAAATCCTTAACTATCAAAAAAAGCTATCAGGACCGCTACTTGATCGCATAGACTTAACCGTATCAGTTTCAAGAGTTCCCCACGAAAAGCTACTCAGTAATAGCTCGTTGATAAAATCACAACATTCATTATTTTTGTCTGAAATTTCTCAAGCTCGTGCCATTCAGAAAACTAGATATGGATGTAGCTATAAATACAACAATGACCTTTCAAGTAGCGATGTTGACAAAATTACATCTATTTCAGCCGCTACGAAAGCCTTCTTGATTAACGCAGCTAGGCGACTAGACTTAAGCACGCGCAGCTATTTTAAAGTAATTAAAGTTGCCCGCACAATAGCCGACCTAGAAAATTCAACCTCGATAGAAGTTTCACATATCGCCGAAAGTCTGCAGTATAGACAAATTAACATTAACTAA
- a CDS encoding site-2 protease family protein: MTIHEAMHAFMGYALGDDTARQEGRLTLNPIRHIDPFMTILLPLMMVLLHGPIFGGAKPVPFNPNRVRFGEWGAALVALSGPITNLLIAFILFGLGVICGIITSGGVIQPTIYGMVISTAVSVNLGFFIFNMLPIPPLDGSRILYAVAPEGVRVIMQKIEQQGALLVLVLVLLFSGAVGQVMFGCTRAILHIFMMIFGV; encoded by the coding sequence ATGACCATCCATGAGGCTATGCATGCATTTATGGGTTATGCTTTGGGTGATGATACAGCCAGACAGGAGGGCAGGCTAACATTAAATCCAATAAGACACATTGACCCTTTTATGACCATATTGCTGCCGCTAATGATGGTGCTGTTGCACGGGCCAATTTTTGGTGGTGCTAAGCCGGTTCCATTTAATCCAAATAGGGTACGCTTTGGTGAGTGGGGGGCTGCATTAGTGGCTCTTTCTGGTCCAATTACTAATCTACTAATTGCTTTTATCTTATTTGGTTTGGGGGTGATTTGTGGCATTATTACTTCCGGGGGAGTGATACAGCCAACTATATATGGGATGGTTATCTCCACTGCTGTATCTGTAAATTTAGGATTTTTTATTTTTAATATGCTACCAATCCCACCGCTAGATGGATCGAGAATTTTGTATGCTGTAGCGCCAGAGGGGGTTAGGGTTATTATGCAAAAAATTGAGCAGCAGGGCGCTCTTTTGGTGCTAGTTCTTGTTTTACTGTTTTCTGGTGCGGTGGGTCAGGTAATGTTTGGCTGTACTCGGGCTATATTGCATATATTTATGATGATTTTTGGTGTATAA
- the infC gene encoding translation initiation factor IF-3, which yields MASKGEPEINKSIRINGAIRAKELRIIGPDGEQLGIMSLQEALKKAEDMNLDLVEISPGAKPPVAKIIDWGKYQYQKMKDQQKNRRQAKSGDLKQMRFGLKIGAGDLEVKLKKIRKFLENGHKVRIQVVYKGREMAHKEIGYELIDKVMDQLSDDAILEQKPQMAGRNLSVVIRSK from the coding sequence ATTGCTTCAAAAGGAGAGCCAGAGATTAATAAGTCAATCCGTATCAACGGAGCAATCCGTGCAAAGGAACTGCGGATAATTGGTCCTGACGGCGAGCAGCTGGGAATCATGTCGCTTCAAGAAGCCTTGAAAAAGGCCGAGGACATGAATCTTGATTTAGTTGAAATATCGCCAGGAGCCAAACCGCCAGTTGCAAAAATCATTGACTGGGGCAAATATCAGTACCAGAAGATGAAAGATCAGCAAAAAAACCGACGGCAAGCAAAGTCTGGAGACTTAAAGCAAATGCGCTTTGGTCTAAAGATAGGAGCTGGAGATCTTGAGGTAAAGCTGAAAAAAATCCGTAAATTCTTGGAAAACGGACACAAAGTTCGCATACAAGTAGTTTACAAGGGGCGCGAAATGGCCCACAAAGAAATTGGCTACGAATTGATTGACAAAGTCATGGATCAACTTAGTGACGATGCAATATTAGAGCAAAAGCCTCAGATGGCTGGTCGCAATCTGAGCGTAGTAATAAGGAGTAAGTAA
- a CDS encoding type IIA DNA topoisomerase subunit B produces MAKQKNEQSYDGSQIQVLEGLEPVRKRPGMYIGSTGYDGVHHLIKEIADNSIDEAIAGYATKVEVTLLEDGGVRISDDGRGIPVDKHPKTGKSTLETVLTILHAGGKFGGGGYKVSSGLHGVGSSVVNALSTRMIAEVRKNGKVYRQEYATGVPQTDLEVVGKSDTSGTTITFYPDPTIFKETVSFDYKWVVNYLRHQAYLTKGVYTSVVDERTGERKAFYFEGGIKSYVKNLNIGKEVLSEDIFYVEKQVEDCMVEIAVQYNDTYVEVVKPFANNVLTPDGGTHLVGFRTALTRVINDYARKNNLLKEKEDNLTGDDIREGLTAVILVKLPDPQFEGQTKNKLGNPEMRRYVDQVMSEYFAYYLEENPATAKKVVGKAALAARARKAARAARDNVIRKGAFEGLNLPSKLTDCSSRNRKDCELFIVEGNSAAGSAKDGRDSTIQAILPLRGKVLNTERARFDKMFANAEIVSLIKAMGVGIGDQFDISGIRYDKIIFMTDADVDGAHISTLLMTFFFRYMSEVIEAGHVYLAKPPLFGLIKGTGSNRKIEYVYDEAALEQTLSQRIEERRASGIKIDESAERFKQAGFTAQQRFKGLGEMDASQLWETTMNPENRTLVKVNIEDAERADAIFTKLMGDSVELRKNFIQTNAAKVNVEDLDF; encoded by the coding sequence ATGGCTAAACAAAAAAATGAACAATCTTATGATGGCTCGCAAATTCAGGTCCTGGAAGGGCTTGAGCCGGTTCGCAAGCGTCCAGGTATGTACATCGGTAGCACTGGCTATGATGGTGTGCATCACTTAATTAAGGAAATTGCCGATAACTCTATTGACGAAGCAATAGCTGGCTATGCTACAAAAGTTGAAGTGACGCTGCTGGAAGATGGTGGGGTGCGTATTTCTGATGACGGACGCGGAATCCCTGTTGATAAGCACCCAAAGACAGGTAAAAGTACCCTGGAGACAGTTTTAACTATATTGCATGCTGGTGGTAAGTTTGGCGGCGGCGGCTACAAGGTTTCATCTGGTCTTCATGGTGTTGGTTCGAGTGTCGTGAATGCGTTGTCTACGCGAATGATTGCCGAGGTTCGGAAAAATGGTAAAGTCTATCGTCAGGAATATGCGACTGGCGTGCCACAAACTGATTTAGAGGTTGTTGGTAAGTCTGATACCTCTGGAACCACCATTACGTTTTATCCAGACCCAACTATTTTTAAAGAGACCGTTAGCTTTGACTATAAATGGGTTGTTAATTATCTTCGACATCAGGCGTATCTAACGAAGGGCGTTTACACATCAGTTGTTGATGAGCGAACCGGTGAGAGAAAAGCTTTCTACTTTGAGGGTGGCATTAAGAGTTATGTGAAGAACTTGAATATCGGTAAAGAAGTCTTGTCAGAAGATATATTTTATGTTGAGAAGCAGGTTGAGGATTGTATGGTGGAGATCGCTGTACAGTATAACGATACTTATGTTGAGGTGGTAAAGCCATTTGCTAATAACGTCTTAACTCCTGATGGCGGTACTCATTTGGTTGGTTTTCGAACGGCACTAACGCGAGTTATTAATGATTACGCCCGTAAAAATAATCTACTAAAAGAAAAAGAAGATAACCTGACTGGTGATGATATTCGCGAAGGTCTGACAGCAGTAATATTAGTGAAGTTACCCGACCCGCAGTTTGAAGGCCAGACAAAGAATAAGCTTGGTAATCCTGAGATGCGTCGCTATGTAGATCAGGTGATGAGCGAGTATTTTGCGTACTACTTAGAAGAGAATCCGGCTACAGCTAAGAAGGTTGTTGGCAAGGCGGCCTTGGCAGCGCGAGCGCGTAAGGCAGCTCGGGCGGCTCGCGATAACGTTATCCGTAAGGGTGCGTTTGAGGGGCTGAATTTACCTTCTAAATTAACTGACTGTTCGTCGCGTAATCGAAAAGATTGTGAGTTATTTATCGTTGAGGGTAACTCGGCGGCTGGTTCGGCCAAAGACGGTCGTGATTCGACTATTCAAGCTATTCTTCCTCTGCGTGGTAAGGTATTGAACACTGAGCGAGCAAGGTTTGATAAGATGTTTGCTAATGCTGAGATTGTTTCATTAATTAAGGCTATGGGTGTTGGTATTGGTGACCAGTTTGATATTAGTGGAATCCGTTACGATAAGATAATCTTTATGACGGATGCTGATGTTGACGGCGCTCACATCTCAACTCTTCTTATGACCTTCTTCTTCCGCTATATGTCTGAAGTTATTGAGGCGGGACATGTGTACTTAGCGAAGCCACCTCTGTTTGGCTTGATTAAGGGTACAGGTAGTAATCGTAAAATTGAATACGTTTATGATGAGGCGGCACTGGAGCAGACGCTGAGCCAGAGAATTGAGGAGCGTCGAGCTTCTGGCATTAAGATAGACGAGTCGGCTGAGAGATTTAAGCAAGCTGGATTTACAGCGCAACAACGTTTCAAAGGTCTGGGTGAGATGGACGCGTCTCAGTTGTGGGAAACGACCATGAATCCAGAGAATCGAACTTTGGTGAAGGTGAATATCGAGGACGCAGAGCGGGCGGATGCGATATTTACGAAGCTGATGGGCGACAGTGTAGAATTGAGGAAAAATTTTATTCAAACAAATGCCGCTAAGGTTAACGTGGAAGATTTGGACTTTTAA
- a CDS encoding MBL fold metallo-hydrolase has product MFEIEYKGANAVVINTRKLRVVFDPNLEIAGGKNVPINNDIEVVTEDRLSNVESSPKLLFNGPGEYEVGDISILGIPARRHIDAGSDVRKTTIYRITVGDVKGVVVGNVEDGLSDDQLENIGVVDFAILPVGGGGYTLDAVGATKVARQLDAKVVIPVHYRDSNLNYEVPQADLDEFVKALGAPVIEAGQKWKLKKSADLPGSLTIVKISRS; this is encoded by the coding sequence ATGTTTGAGATAGAATATAAGGGCGCCAACGCTGTTGTCATTAATACAAGAAAGCTTCGTGTTGTCTTTGATCCAAATTTAGAGATTGCTGGTGGTAAAAATGTGCCCATTAATAACGATATAGAGGTGGTCACTGAAGATAGGCTCTCCAATGTGGAATCATCGCCAAAGTTGCTTTTTAATGGACCTGGTGAATATGAGGTTGGGGATATATCTATATTAGGTATCCCTGCGCGTAGGCATATTGATGCTGGTAGTGATGTAAGAAAAACTACAATTTACAGAATTACAGTCGGCGACGTTAAGGGTGTGGTTGTCGGTAATGTGGAGGATGGACTTTCTGACGATCAGCTAGAGAATATTGGCGTTGTAGATTTTGCAATATTACCCGTAGGAGGTGGTGGCTATACACTGGATGCCGTAGGTGCAACTAAGGTGGCTCGCCAGCTTGACGCTAAGGTGGTTATTCCAGTACATTATAGGGATTCAAATTTAAATTATGAGGTTCCGCAAGCTGACTTGGATGAGTTCGTGAAGGCCTTGGGGGCTCCGGTCATTGAGGCTGGGCAGAAGTGGAAATTAAAGAAGTCTGCCGATTTGCCTGGCAGCTTAACGATTGTAAAAATATCTAGAAGCTAG
- the rplT gene encoding 50S ribosomal protein L20, with the protein MMRVKRGVTARAKHKKILKAAAGMQHNRTRSFRLAKQGVIRALQYAYRDRRNKKRDLRGLWITRINAAARQEGTTYGKLIASMKSKNIEIDRKILAELAVSEPKAFAEIVKASL; encoded by the coding sequence ATTATGCGAGTAAAACGAGGAGTTACCGCACGCGCCAAACATAAGAAGATTCTAAAAGCAGCCGCAGGGATGCAACATAACCGTACTAGAAGTTTTCGTCTAGCAAAACAAGGGGTTATTCGTGCCCTACAATACGCTTATCGTGACCGCCGCAATAAAAAACGCGATTTGCGTGGACTATGGATTACCCGCATTAACGCAGCCGCTCGCCAGGAAGGCACAACTTATGGCAAGCTAATAGCTTCTATGAAGTCCAAAAATATTGAGATTGATAGAAAGATTCTGGCTGAATTAGCAGTTAGCGAGCCAAAAGCTTTTGCCGAGATAGTAAAAGCTAGCCTATAA
- the rpmI gene encoding 50S ribosomal protein L35, which yields MPKLKTHKGTAKRIKLTSTGKLTRQRAFGGHFLAKKSKSRKRAINTTATVTGSMAKNARRAMGV from the coding sequence ATGCCAAAGCTAAAGACCCATAAAGGCACTGCGAAGAGAATTAAGCTGACCAGTACCGGCAAATTGACACGCCAGCGCGCATTTGGCGGTCACTTTTTGGCTAAGAAGTCAAAAAGCCGTAAGCGCGCAATAAATACAACAGCAACCGTAACTGGTTCGATGGCTAAGAATGCTCGTCGAGCAATGGGAGTATAA
- a CDS encoding type IV secretory system conjugative DNA transfer family protein encodes MGAGPLIVSFIVIVIIAAGIAVAFLQYRNMLREAKNYERGLKMVPLLIHLPPTSEDVNGSNRDERDLTEEVLSQAQVMYNIISSTATKGFKSKVYGQRHMSFEIVARGGLVHYYAVVPLVLVDVIRQAVAAAYPSARLEEVTDANIFSKVGKMSGTIGGEFTLKKSFVYPISTYQESKRDASRALLNALSSASREDGIGVQFLLRPAYDGWSKASESHIDGMKKNKGKKKGLAGVAPLDIMEALWKPPEGGDKDEAKSPEDKQLTSLEQAEVDAISEKTRYPAYEVLIRVVISSNTAARSQVLLKNIIAAFSLFDSPRNNGFKFSLTRNVEEMTTAYIMRFFPQEARSNILNSVEMATLFHLPGSSAIPTSQVKRQMSKQVDGPTDILDEGLLIGYNEFRGVKKPIRIGTKDRRRHVYIIGQTGVGKSVLQENMAYQDMMDGRGFAFIDPHGDLVESLLGKVPKERVEDIIYFNPSDMANPIGLNMFEFDTPDQKDFLVQEAINMLYGLYDPGHTGIVGPRLEHIFRNCALLLMADPAGGTFIDVPKCLIDPEFVKSKLKYVKDQQVIDFWTKEFPASQRSNEAGEVVSWVVAKFGPFISNDAMRNIIGQTKSGFNLREIMDNNKILLVNLSKGKMGELNSKLLGIIFVMKFQAAAMSRADIPEDQRVDFSLYVDEFQNFATDSFESILSEARKYKLSLIMGNQFMTQLTDKIREAIIGNVGTVISGRIGVTDAELMVKKFQPTFDVDDLAKLPNFQSITSVMINNVPSAPFSMNWIPPMGQANNQLRDALVRLSAAKYGKPRAVVEKEIFDRLRSSQAPKLNSMQGISSAGQKPSAGGSSFLDEWLAKRQQLGGKPAVNPVTKPSGVQISSSAQQVSDSVGSISNTPSVAAPVGNPISLQNKDSEREIATVNTNRLPSTVEPSRPVVKNRLDLRSSDNDDNEVTINLR; translated from the coding sequence ATGGGTGCGGGTCCTCTGATTGTTAGTTTTATAGTAATAGTTATTATTGCGGCTGGTATTGCGGTGGCTTTTCTTCAGTATCGTAATATGCTTAGGGAGGCTAAAAATTACGAACGTGGGCTGAAAATGGTGCCACTACTTATTCATTTACCGCCAACTAGCGAAGATGTTAATGGTTCCAATAGAGACGAGAGAGACCTTACGGAAGAGGTCTTGTCCCAAGCTCAGGTGATGTACAACATCATCTCAAGTACGGCTACGAAAGGGTTTAAAAGTAAGGTTTATGGACAGCGTCATATGTCATTCGAGATTGTTGCGCGTGGTGGGCTTGTCCATTATTATGCTGTAGTTCCGTTAGTGCTGGTGGATGTTATTCGTCAGGCTGTGGCGGCGGCTTATCCATCTGCTCGACTAGAAGAAGTCACTGATGCTAATATATTCAGTAAAGTGGGAAAAATGAGCGGTACTATAGGTGGTGAATTTACTTTAAAGAAGTCATTTGTATATCCGATATCTACTTACCAAGAGTCAAAAAGGGACGCTTCTAGGGCACTTTTAAATGCATTATCTTCTGCTTCTAGAGAGGATGGCATAGGTGTTCAGTTCTTATTGAGACCAGCTTATGATGGGTGGTCAAAAGCCTCAGAGTCTCATATTGATGGTATGAAAAAGAATAAAGGTAAGAAAAAGGGGCTGGCTGGTGTTGCTCCCCTTGATATTATGGAGGCATTATGGAAGCCACCAGAGGGTGGAGATAAGGACGAAGCAAAGAGTCCAGAAGATAAGCAATTGACCTCTTTAGAGCAGGCCGAAGTCGATGCCATTAGTGAGAAGACTAGATATCCTGCCTACGAAGTTCTTATACGTGTTGTAATTTCCTCAAATACCGCAGCTCGTTCGCAGGTATTGCTAAAAAATATTATTGCTGCTTTTTCGCTATTTGATTCCCCTCGTAATAACGGTTTTAAGTTTTCTTTAACGAGAAATGTTGAGGAAATGACAACGGCTTATATCATGCGGTTCTTTCCTCAAGAAGCTCGTAGTAATATTCTCAACAGTGTTGAAATGGCAACATTATTCCACCTGCCAGGATCTAGCGCAATCCCGACTTCACAGGTTAAGCGTCAAATGTCAAAGCAGGTTGATGGACCAACTGACATTCTAGACGAGGGCCTTCTAATCGGCTATAACGAGTTTCGGGGAGTAAAGAAGCCAATCCGTATAGGCACAAAAGATCGCCGTCGCCATGTTTACATTATTGGTCAGACTGGTGTAGGTAAGTCAGTGCTTCAGGAGAACATGGCATACCAAGACATGATGGATGGTCGTGGGTTTGCTTTTATTGATCCGCATGGCGATTTGGTAGAATCATTGCTAGGAAAAGTGCCAAAAGAGCGAGTTGAGGACATCATATACTTTAACCCATCAGATATGGCTAATCCAATTGGGCTCAATATGTTTGAATTTGATACGCCGGATCAGAAAGATTTTTTGGTTCAAGAGGCAATTAATATGCTATACGGGTTATACGACCCGGGACATACAGGCATTGTTGGTCCTCGTCTGGAGCATATTTTTAGAAACTGTGCATTACTGCTGATGGCAGACCCCGCAGGTGGAACATTTATTGATGTGCCAAAGTGTCTTATTGATCCAGAATTTGTTAAGAGTAAGCTGAAATATGTAAAGGATCAGCAGGTTATTGATTTTTGGACAAAGGAATTTCCGGCATCTCAGCGTTCGAATGAAGCCGGCGAGGTTGTTTCGTGGGTTGTGGCAAAGTTTGGCCCATTTATCTCTAATGATGCTATGCGTAATATTATTGGTCAAACAAAATCTGGCTTTAATCTGCGTGAAATTATGGATAATAATAAGATTTTACTAGTTAACTTGTCGAAGGGCAAGATGGGGGAGCTAAACTCCAAGTTGTTGGGTATTATCTTTGTGATGAAATTTCAGGCGGCGGCAATGTCGCGGGCCGATATTCCAGAGGACCAGCGAGTTGATTTCTCATTATATGTCGATGAGTTCCAGAACTTTGCTACAGACAGCTTTGAATCTATTCTATCAGAGGCTCGTAAATATAAATTAAGCCTTATTATGGGTAATCAGTTTATGACCCAATTAACCGATAAGATACGTGAAGCTATCATTGGTAACGTTGGTACGGTTATCTCTGGGCGTATTGGTGTGACGGATGCAGAATTGATGGTTAAGAAGTTCCAGCCGACTTTTGATGTTGACGATTTGGCTAAATTGCCAAATTTCCAATCTATAACCTCTGTAATGATTAATAACGTGCCGTCAGCTCCATTCAGTATGAACTGGATCCCTCCGATGGGGCAGGCCAATAACCAGTTGAGAGATGCTCTAGTAAGGTTGTCTGCAGCTAAGTACGGCAAGCCGCGCGCGGTTGTTGAGAAGGAGATTTTCGATAGGCTTAGGAGTAGCCAAGCGCCAAAGCTGAATTCTATGCAGGGCATTTCATCTGCTGGTCAGAAACCCTCAGCCGGAGGTTCGTCTTTCTTGGATGAATGGCTAGCAAAAAGACAGCAGCTAGGCGGAAAGCCTGCGGTAAATCCGGTTACTAAACCCAGTGGCGTGCAAATTTCTTCATCAGCGCAGCAGGTCTCAGATAGCGTGGGGTCGATAAGCAACACTCCTTCTGTGGCTGCTCCGGTGGGCAATCCTATCTCTCTACAGAATAAAGACTCTGAGCGGGAAATAGCTACAGTTAACACTAATAGACTACCTAGTACCGTAGAGCCTAGCCGTCCTGTAGTTAAAAATCGACTTGATTTACGTAGCAGTGATAATGATGACAACGAAGTGACAATTAATTTACGATAA